The Brassica napus cultivar Da-Ae chromosome C7, Da-Ae, whole genome shotgun sequence genome has a segment encoding these proteins:
- the LOC106363819 gene encoding uncharacterized protein LOC106363819: MHHHLIEGLKDQYMTIESPLDLWNALKHRYDHQKMVLLPKARHDWMHLRFMDFNSVDEYNSALFKIVSILRLCGEEVSDVMMLEKTYTTFNQSNSVLQQQYMTKGNNELLMKNSGARPVGTAPLPEAHDVEKKDPKETYYTHDNRRPHGNGRGGYRGRRRDNHNGRGSYSTGRSGNHNNRGRGSNYGRGRGSYGRGRGGISKPSYTSKSLCHRCGMDNHWAKNCRTPKHLCELYQESIKNKNPEANMIQENGQDDKGYDADNESDRDSKDDQMDFETSDCLKD; the protein is encoded by the exons ATGCACCATCATCTCATCGAAGGTCTTAAGGATCAGTACATGACAATTGAGAGTCCACTCGATCTTTGGAATGCTTTAAAGcacagatatgatcaccaaaagatggtgttgcttccaaaggcaagACACGACTGGATGCATCTCAGGTTCATGGATTTTAATTCCGTGGACGAGTATAATTCAGCCTTATTCAAAATCGTTTCTATACTAAGGCTGTGTGGTGAAGAAGTGTCCGATGTGatgatgcttgaaaagacctaTACGACTTTCAATCAGTCGAATTCTGTGTTGCAGCAGCAGTACATGACAAAAG GCAACAATGAACTCCTTATGAAAAATAGTGGAGCAAGGCCGGTCGGGACAGCACCATTACCCGAAGCCCATGACgttgaaaagaaagatcccaaagaGACCTACTACACCCATGATAATAGGAGACCACACGGCAATGGCCGTGGTGGGTACAGGGGTCGTAGGCGTGACAATCATAACGGTAGAGGTAGCTACTCAACCGGCCGAAgtggaaaccacaataaccgtggtcgtggttccaattacggtCGGGGTCGAGGGAGTTATGGCCGTGGacgaggtggcatatccaaaccatcttacacgtccaaGTCCTTATGTCACAGATGTGGGATGGACAatcattgggccaagaactgcAGAACTCCAAAGCACTTGTGCgaactctatcaagagagtatcaagaacaagaacccggaggcaaaTATGATCCAAGAGAACGGTCAAGATGATAAGGGatatgatgctgacaatgaatcCGACAGGGATAGCAAAGATGACCAGATGGATTTTGAGACGTCCGACTGTCTAAAGGACTAG